Proteins encoded together in one Impatiens glandulifera chromosome 1, dImpGla2.1, whole genome shotgun sequence window:
- the LOC124919054 gene encoding probable protein phosphatase 2C 9 yields MDNLCCFSSQSSGGKSSQCSGKGRSSRGSVKYGYSLMKGKASHPMEDFHVSKFVTLNGHEVGLFAIYDGHLGDTVPAYLQKNLFSNILEEEDFWGDPNRAFGKAYEKTDQAILSHKPDLGRGGSTAVNAILIDGRKLWVANVGDSRAVLSRRGQAIQLSVEHDPNAERNSIEDRGGFVSNLPGDVPRVNGQLAVSRAFGDKNLKTHLRSDPDVTTADIDVEIDLLILASDGLWKVMSNQDAVDIAKKIKDPQKASKQLVAEALNRESKDDMSCIVIRFGY; encoded by the exons ATGGATAATCTGTGTTGTTTCAGTTCTCAG AGTTCTGGAGGAAAGTCATCGCAATGCTCCGGTAAAGGGAGAAGTAGTCGTGGTTCTGTCAAATACGGTTACAGTTTAATGAAAGGAAAAGCAAGCCATCCTATGGAGGATTTTCATGTTTCAAAATTTGTTACACTTAACGGACATGAGGTTGGTCTTTTCGCAATCTACGACGGCCATTTAGGCGATACGGTTCCTGCCTATTTGCAGAAAAATTTGTTTTCCAACATCCTAGAAGAG GAGGATTTCTGGGGTGATCCAAACAGAGCCTTTGGAAAAGCGTACGAAAAGACAGATCAAGCAATTCTATCGCACAAACCCGATTTGGGGAGAGGTGGATCGACTGCAGTCAATGCTATTCTTATAGATGGTCGAAAACTTTGGGTGGCAAATGTCGGAGATTCGAGAGCGGTCTTATCAAGACGAGGACAAGCAATTCAGTTGAGCGTAGAGCACGATCCCAATGCAGAACGAAACAGCATTGAAGACAGAGGAGGATTTGTCTCAAACTTGCCAG GAGATGTGCCAAGAGTAAATGGACAGTTAGCTGTTTCTCGGGCTTTTGGGGACAAGAATCTCAAAACGCACTTACGATCAGATCCCGATGTTACAACTGCTGACATCGATGTCGAGATAGATCTCCTTATCCTGGCTAGCGATGGCTTATGGAAG GTTATGTCGAATCAAGATGCGGTTGATATTGCTAAGAAGATAAAGGATCCACAGAAGGCTAGCAAGCAGCTGGTAGCGGAGGCGTTGAATAGAGAGAGTAAAGACGACATGTCGTGCATTGTTATTCGTTTTGGATATTGA